A genome region from Hymenobacter tibetensis includes the following:
- a CDS encoding enoyl-CoA hydratase/isomerase family protein: MTSSTLTAGKVDASTDAHGITTITFFHPSHNSLPSRVLTDLAATISQYGQDEQTKVIVLQSEGEKTFCAGASFDELQIIETKEQGLEFFSGFAKVINACRTSPKIIVGRVQGKAVGGGVGVAAATDYCFASTHAAVKLSELAVGIGPFVVGPAVERKIGRAAFQQLALDATEFRSAAWAHDKGLYAELFESREELDAAVQAFAKKLAAYAPDALRAMKKVFWEGTEHWDTLLTERAGISGTLVLSDFTRSVIQTLRRS, from the coding sequence ATGACCTCCTCTACCCTCACGGCCGGCAAAGTAGATGCCTCCACCGATGCACACGGCATCACCACCATCACGTTCTTTCACCCCTCCCACAATTCGCTGCCAAGCCGCGTGCTCACTGATCTGGCTGCCACGATCAGCCAATACGGGCAGGACGAGCAAACCAAAGTAATCGTGCTTCAGAGCGAGGGTGAAAAGACGTTTTGCGCAGGCGCCAGCTTCGATGAGCTGCAAATCATCGAAACCAAAGAGCAGGGGCTGGAATTTTTCTCGGGCTTTGCCAAGGTGATAAATGCCTGCCGTACTTCCCCAAAAATCATTGTTGGTCGGGTGCAGGGCAAGGCCGTAGGCGGCGGCGTAGGTGTGGCCGCCGCCACCGACTATTGCTTTGCCAGCACGCACGCAGCCGTCAAGCTCAGTGAGTTGGCAGTGGGCATCGGCCCTTTTGTAGTAGGTCCTGCGGTGGAGCGCAAAATCGGTCGGGCGGCCTTTCAGCAACTGGCGCTGGATGCCACAGAGTTCAGGTCGGCTGCTTGGGCCCACGACAAGGGGCTGTATGCCGAGCTGTTTGAAAGCCGGGAAGAATTGGATGCGGCTGTGCAAGCTTTTGCAAAGAAGCTAGCCGCGTACGCCCCTGATGCCTTGCGGGCCATGAAGAAGGTGTTTTGGGAAGGCACCGAGCACTGGGACACCTTGCTCACCGAACGAGCTGGTATCAGCGGAACCCTGGTATTATCTGATTTCACACGTAGCGTCATTCAAACCCTGCGTAGAAGCTAA
- a CDS encoding carboxylesterase/lipase family protein, with translation MKTLLIVSFLALQLTPFAMAQTKKPTATASAANRVQTANGLLEGSETTGIRMFKGVPYAAPPVGEFRWRAPQPVKNWTDVRQAKQFGPRAMQLPLFGDMNFRSNGVSEDCLYLNVWTPAKTNKERLPVLVYFYGGGFVAGDGSEPRYDGESMARRGIVAVTVNYRLGAFGFMAHPELTKESPQHASGNYGLLDQSAALRWVQQNIAAFGGDPKKVTIAGESAGSFSVSAQMASPLSKELIAGAIGESGSLLSFQAPPTLSEAEQNGVKFATLLGANSLAALRALPATQVLEASNQPGAGRFSAITDGYFFPKAPAEIYATGQQAHVPLLVGWNSQEMNAGALLGKDKPTPETFTQAVQKLYSERASEVLKVYPATTEAEAEQSATDLAGDRFIAYGTWKWADLHGQTGGKPVYRYLYARPRPAMTPEMGNATAGLAGGVVKATDPAAPKAPPARGAVHSAEIEYALGNLPTNKVYAWTPDDYKVSETMQAYFANFIKTGNPNSSGLPQWPAANGGTGVQVMRLDVTTRAEPEQNRARYLLLDQMRTK, from the coding sequence ATGAAAACACTGCTTATTGTCTCGTTCTTGGCTTTGCAGCTGACGCCGTTCGCCATGGCGCAAACGAAAAAACCAACGGCCACTGCCTCGGCCGCCAACCGCGTCCAAACCGCTAATGGGTTGCTTGAAGGCAGCGAAACCACCGGTATCCGCATGTTTAAAGGGGTGCCCTACGCCGCGCCGCCGGTGGGCGAGTTCCGGTGGCGCGCCCCCCAGCCGGTTAAGAACTGGACGGACGTGCGGCAGGCCAAGCAATTCGGACCACGGGCCATGCAGCTACCGCTGTTCGGCGACATGAACTTTCGCTCCAACGGTGTGAGCGAAGACTGTTTGTACCTGAACGTGTGGACGCCCGCCAAAACCAACAAGGAGCGCCTACCGGTACTGGTGTATTTTTACGGGGGCGGCTTCGTGGCCGGCGACGGCTCAGAGCCCCGCTACGACGGGGAAAGCATGGCTCGCCGTGGCATAGTGGCCGTAACGGTGAACTATCGGCTCGGCGCTTTCGGCTTTATGGCCCACCCCGAACTCACCAAAGAGTCGCCGCAGCACGCTTCCGGCAATTACGGTCTGCTAGACCAGAGCGCGGCGCTGCGGTGGGTGCAGCAAAACATTGCGGCCTTCGGCGGCGACCCCAAGAAAGTAACTATTGCGGGGGAGTCGGCGGGATCCTTTTCGGTTAGCGCCCAAATGGCCTCCCCGCTTTCCAAAGAGTTGATTGCCGGCGCAATCGGCGAAAGTGGGTCGTTGCTGTCGTTCCAGGCACCTCCTACTCTCAGCGAGGCCGAGCAGAACGGCGTCAAGTTTGCGACTCTCTTGGGAGCGAATTCGCTGGCCGCACTCCGGGCACTTCCCGCTACGCAGGTGCTCGAAGCCAGCAACCAACCAGGGGCCGGCCGCTTTTCAGCAATTACAGATGGATATTTCTTCCCGAAGGCCCCGGCCGAAATTTATGCTACTGGTCAGCAGGCACACGTGCCGCTGCTGGTAGGCTGGAACTCGCAGGAAATGAACGCCGGGGCACTGCTAGGCAAAGACAAACCAACTCCTGAAACCTTCACGCAAGCCGTGCAGAAACTGTACAGCGAGCGAGCCAGCGAAGTACTAAAGGTGTATCCGGCCACTACCGAAGCAGAAGCCGAACAATCGGCCACGGACTTAGCCGGTGACCGGTTCATTGCCTACGGCACTTGGAAATGGGCCGACCTGCACGGGCAAACCGGCGGCAAACCCGTGTACCGCTACCTCTACGCTCGCCCTCGCCCCGCCATGACCCCCGAAATGGGCAACGCCACGGCTGGCCTAGCTGGTGGAGTAGTGAAAGCAACTGATCCGGCCGCTCCGAAAGCGCCACCGGCCCGCGGGGCGGTACACTCGGCGGAAATTGAGTACGCCTTGGGTAATTTGCCCACTAACAAGGTATATGCCTGGACTCCCGACGACTACAAGGTGTCGGAAACGATGCAGGCCTATTTTGCCAATTTCATAAAAACCGGAAACCCTAACAGCTCCGGTTTGCCCCAGTGGCCCGCCGCCAACGGCGGCACCGGCGTGCAAGTGATGCGCCTCGATGTCACGACCCGCGCCGAACCCGAGCAAAACCGAGCGCGCTACCTGCTCCTAGACCAGATGCGCACCAAATAA
- a CDS encoding NrtR DNA-binding winged helix domain-containing protein, which produces MDSTQAVLDFVNHGHERYLPHLSIDCVIFSYHEQQLKILLIRYYNQSKWSLPGGFIAKDETLTQAANRILAEKTQINNLFLRQFQVFGDSPARLNELGAREVHNATYAKVNVALDENSWLAKRTLSIGYYALVGYLDVVVTPEYLVDEYCWREVTNIPPLLFDHQEIIESALLTLRSQIYQQPIGYNLLLEKFTLPEIHALYETILGKQFDRRNFRKKLLALGLVRQLDERRNIGPHRSPFLYEFDTENYRRALEEGAVLGF; this is translated from the coding sequence ATGGACTCCACTCAAGCTGTTCTGGATTTTGTCAATCATGGGCATGAGCGTTATCTGCCGCATCTGTCCATCGACTGCGTCATTTTCAGCTACCATGAGCAGCAACTCAAGATTCTGCTCATTCGCTACTACAACCAAAGTAAGTGGAGCTTACCAGGAGGATTTATTGCCAAAGATGAAACGCTGACGCAAGCGGCCAACCGCATCTTGGCCGAGAAAACGCAGATCAACAACCTGTTCCTGCGGCAGTTTCAGGTTTTCGGAGACAGCCCAGCTCGTCTCAATGAGCTAGGCGCGCGCGAGGTCCACAACGCCACGTATGCCAAAGTGAACGTCGCACTCGATGAAAACAGTTGGCTGGCCAAGCGCACCTTATCAATTGGCTACTACGCTCTCGTAGGCTATCTAGATGTGGTCGTGACGCCCGAGTATCTGGTAGACGAGTACTGCTGGCGAGAAGTGACGAATATTCCCCCGCTGCTGTTCGACCACCAGGAAATCATTGAAAGCGCCTTGCTGACGCTGCGGAGCCAGATCTACCAGCAACCTATCGGCTACAACCTGTTGCTGGAAAAATTCACGTTGCCGGAAATCCACGCCCTCTACGAAACCATCTTAGGCAAGCAGTTCGACCGCCGCAACTTCCGCAAGAAGTTGCTGGCACTTGGCCTAGTCCGGCAACTAGACGAGCGCCGCAATATCGGCCCCCACCGCTCCCCCTTCCTGTACGAGTTCGACACTGAAAATTACCGTCGCGCGCTGGAAGAGGGAGCCGTACTAGGGTTCTGA
- a CDS encoding MJ1255/VC2487 family glycosyltransferase produces MNILYGVPGEGMGHATRSKVVIQHLLEAGHEVQVVSSSRAYQLLARTFPGRVHEIRGFHLAYRSLTVSKLRTAALTLRTAPDNLLINFNKYREVLRNRQFDVVISDFESFSYLYAKRKRLPVISIDNMQIISRARLDVAVPATERDNLEIARQIVRAKLPRSQHYFVSTFFPLPVIKPDTTLVPPIIRPEIVAAQPTTGTHVLVYQSATTQGNLVPLLQGLPSQEFRVYGFNKEESHGNVHLKAFSEQGFIDDLAAARAIITNGGFSLISEAVYLRKPICAIPIPAQFEQFLNAAEVDKLGYGRHFERLTADNIKAFLYDLSGFEAALASYSQDGNNELFRELDNALAGLQN; encoded by the coding sequence ATGAACATTCTCTATGGAGTGCCAGGCGAAGGCATGGGGCACGCCACCCGAAGCAAAGTGGTGATCCAGCACTTGCTCGAAGCCGGGCATGAAGTACAAGTAGTGAGCAGTTCCCGGGCCTACCAACTGCTGGCCCGCACGTTTCCGGGGCGCGTACACGAAATCCGTGGGTTCCACCTGGCTTACAGAAGCCTAACCGTATCCAAGCTGCGCACGGCGGCCCTCACGCTGCGTACCGCCCCCGACAACCTGCTGATCAACTTCAATAAGTACCGGGAAGTTCTCCGCAACAGGCAGTTTGATGTGGTGATATCCGATTTCGAGTCGTTTAGCTACTTGTATGCCAAGCGGAAGCGGCTGCCCGTTATCAGCATCGACAACATGCAGATCATTAGCCGCGCGCGGCTGGATGTGGCTGTGCCCGCCACGGAGCGCGACAACCTGGAAATAGCGCGCCAGATCGTACGGGCCAAACTGCCGCGTAGTCAGCACTACTTCGTAAGTACGTTTTTCCCGCTGCCCGTCATCAAGCCTGATACCACGCTGGTGCCCCCCATCATTCGCCCCGAAATAGTGGCGGCCCAGCCTACCACGGGCACCCACGTGCTGGTGTACCAGTCGGCTACTACGCAAGGCAACCTAGTGCCGCTGCTGCAAGGGTTGCCGAGCCAGGAGTTTCGGGTGTACGGCTTCAACAAAGAGGAAAGCCATGGCAACGTGCATCTCAAAGCGTTCAGCGAGCAAGGCTTTATCGATGATTTGGCGGCGGCCCGCGCCATTATTACCAACGGTGGCTTTTCGCTGATCAGCGAAGCCGTGTATTTGCGCAAGCCCATTTGCGCCATTCCTATTCCGGCGCAGTTCGAGCAGTTTCTCAACGCTGCCGAAGTAGACAAACTTGGCTACGGGCGTCACTTCGAGCGCCTGACTGCCGACAACATCAAGGCGTTTCTCTACGACCTGAGCGGCTTTGAGGCGGCCTTAGCAAGCTACAGTCAGGACGGTAACAACGAGCTATTCCGTGAACTGGACAACGCCTTGGCAGGCTTACAGAACTAA
- a CDS encoding DUF4136 domain-containing protein translates to MKFISTLFVGSSLALALSGCFAAREARVESDYSYAGAFRRYRTYEFVTGEGLAADTSKLGEVLRDAIRTRMKVQGYKPSKRRPDLLVNFRVYEGDMRFRGYAQEDISRWVNEEKIEDDETPAEQRTGYQPVRMLLAEGTLLITLIDNRTNRAVWNGYASGVTVPTGVQGEVVLRRSVRSIFDQYRVFTAGYLDGNNRETEE, encoded by the coding sequence ATGAAATTCATTTCTACTCTTTTTGTGGGCTCCAGCTTAGCCCTGGCCTTGTCGGGGTGCTTTGCGGCCCGCGAAGCCCGTGTTGAATCCGACTACAGCTACGCTGGCGCTTTTCGTCGCTACCGCACCTACGAGTTTGTAACGGGCGAAGGGTTAGCCGCTGATACTAGCAAACTGGGTGAAGTGCTGCGCGACGCCATCCGAACGCGCATGAAGGTGCAGGGCTACAAACCCAGCAAGCGCCGCCCCGATCTGTTGGTGAACTTTCGGGTGTACGAAGGCGACATGCGCTTTCGCGGCTACGCCCAAGAAGATATTTCGCGCTGGGTGAATGAAGAGAAAATAGAAGACGACGAAACGCCCGCCGAACAGCGCACCGGCTACCAGCCCGTTCGGATGTTGCTCGCCGAAGGTACCCTCCTCATTACCTTAATTGACAACCGCACCAACCGCGCCGTTTGGAACGGTTACGCCTCAGGCGTAACGGTGCCTACCGGCGTGCAAGGCGAAGTAGTGCTACGCCGCTCAGTCCGCTCCATCTTCGACCAGTATCGGGTATTCACGGCTGGCTACCTGGATGGCAACAACCGAGAGACAGAAGAATAA
- a CDS encoding glycoside hydrolase family 3 C-terminal domain-containing protein, with protein sequence MAQVNALPQLGKASVKEVVAALTPEEKVQLVIGMGFYPSGFPEGLLPPGNPGDRQVPEKVAGAAGRTHAVPRLGIPSLTLSDGPAGVRIDPIRGGDSTKTYYATAFPVATLLASSWDTELVRKTGVAFGEEVRDFGIDVLLAPGMNIHRNPLGGRNFEYYSEDPVVTGTIAAALVNGVESNGVGTSIKHFAVNNQEFNRMQLNSKVSERALREIYLKGFQIAVKQAQPWTVMSSYNLVNGTYTSQSPDLLNTLLRQEWGFKGLVMTDWYGGKNPVAQLKAGNDLLMPGTYAQTQAILAALKEGTLSAQELDLNVTRVLNMVLLSPTFKGVKYSSQPNLKQHAAVARAAAADGMVLLENKAKTLPLATSQKVAAFGNTSYNLIAGGTGSGDVNKAYVVSIAQGLTSAGFTVAEPLSNLYAQYLKAEKAKLPKTKGLLDPAPIIAEMLLEATVLQQQAQQADVALLTIGRSAGEGGDRKVEDDFTLTATEQALLKQVATAFHAQKKKVVVVLNVGGVTEVASWRQQADAILLAWQPGQEGGHAIADILRGSVTPSGKLATTFPMTYQDVPYASSFPGKELVTTAAGGNPMMGRPSENTYEEGIYVGYRYYNTFQVKPAYEFGYGLSYTTFAFGPLKLSATSLTDKLTATLSVTNNGPVAGKEVVQLYVGAPAGKLDKPESELKAFAKTALLKPGQSQTLTFTLTAADLASFNTATSAWVTDAGTYHVKVGRSCLDIKQTASFKVAKEQVTEKSRKLLAPQEQFVEMKAARK encoded by the coding sequence ATGGCCCAAGTGAATGCACTACCACAGCTAGGCAAGGCGAGTGTGAAAGAAGTGGTGGCGGCCCTGACACCAGAGGAAAAGGTGCAACTGGTAATTGGCATGGGGTTTTACCCCTCCGGATTTCCCGAAGGCCTGCTGCCACCCGGCAACCCCGGCGACCGGCAAGTGCCCGAAAAAGTAGCCGGCGCGGCGGGCCGTACGCACGCTGTTCCGCGCCTCGGCATTCCCTCCCTGACTCTCTCTGACGGACCAGCGGGCGTGCGAATTGACCCCATCCGGGGCGGCGACAGCACTAAGACCTATTATGCCACGGCCTTCCCGGTAGCTACGTTGCTGGCATCGAGCTGGGACACCGAGCTGGTACGGAAAACCGGCGTGGCGTTTGGCGAAGAAGTGCGCGACTTTGGCATTGATGTGCTGCTGGCGCCGGGCATGAACATCCACCGCAATCCGTTGGGCGGCCGCAACTTCGAGTACTATTCCGAAGACCCCGTCGTGACGGGCACCATAGCAGCGGCCTTGGTGAACGGCGTGGAATCCAACGGCGTGGGTACGTCCATCAAGCACTTTGCGGTCAACAACCAGGAGTTCAACCGCATGCAACTCAACTCCAAGGTCAGTGAACGAGCGCTGCGGGAAATATACTTGAAGGGCTTCCAGATTGCCGTTAAGCAGGCGCAGCCCTGGACGGTGATGTCGTCGTACAACTTGGTGAATGGCACCTATACCTCCCAGAGCCCAGACCTGCTGAATACGTTGCTCCGACAGGAATGGGGTTTCAAAGGGCTCGTGATGACCGACTGGTACGGAGGCAAAAACCCTGTAGCACAGCTAAAAGCCGGCAACGACCTACTCATGCCCGGCACCTACGCGCAAACGCAAGCCATCCTGGCGGCCCTCAAAGAGGGTACCCTCAGCGCGCAGGAACTTGACCTTAATGTCACGCGGGTACTGAACATGGTGTTGCTCTCACCTACGTTCAAGGGCGTGAAGTATTCCAGTCAGCCCAACCTGAAACAGCATGCCGCCGTTGCCCGCGCTGCGGCCGCCGACGGCATGGTGCTGCTTGAAAACAAAGCGAAAACGCTGCCACTCGCTACAAGCCAAAAGGTAGCTGCGTTCGGCAACACCTCTTACAACCTGATTGCCGGCGGTACCGGCAGCGGCGACGTAAACAAAGCCTACGTTGTGTCTATTGCGCAGGGCCTCACCAGTGCCGGCTTCACAGTGGCTGAGCCCCTGAGTAACCTCTATGCGCAGTACCTTAAAGCTGAAAAGGCCAAGCTCCCCAAAACCAAGGGCCTCCTAGACCCGGCCCCCATTATTGCGGAAATGCTTCTGGAGGCAACCGTACTGCAACAGCAGGCCCAGCAAGCCGACGTGGCGTTGCTCACCATCGGCCGCAGTGCCGGCGAAGGCGGCGACCGGAAAGTGGAAGACGACTTCACGCTCACGGCCACCGAGCAGGCACTGCTCAAGCAAGTGGCTACTGCCTTTCACGCCCAGAAGAAAAAGGTGGTGGTCGTGCTCAATGTAGGGGGCGTAACGGAAGTAGCGAGTTGGCGCCAACAGGCCGATGCCATTCTGCTGGCTTGGCAGCCCGGCCAGGAAGGCGGCCACGCCATTGCCGATATTCTGCGCGGCAGCGTGACGCCCTCCGGCAAGTTGGCAACCACCTTCCCCATGACGTACCAGGATGTGCCCTACGCCAGCAGTTTTCCGGGTAAAGAACTGGTTACTACCGCCGCGGGTGGCAATCCGATGATGGGTCGGCCTTCCGAAAACACCTATGAGGAAGGCATTTATGTGGGTTACCGCTATTACAACACATTTCAAGTGAAGCCCGCGTATGAATTCGGCTACGGGTTGTCGTACACTACGTTTGCTTTTGGGCCACTGAAGCTAAGCGCCACTTCCCTCACCGATAAACTCACGGCTACATTGAGCGTGACCAACAACGGGCCGGTGGCTGGTAAAGAAGTGGTGCAGCTCTACGTAGGAGCCCCCGCAGGCAAGCTCGATAAGCCGGAAAGCGAGTTGAAGGCCTTTGCGAAAACCGCTCTGCTGAAACCTGGCCAGTCCCAAACCCTCACGTTTACGCTCACCGCAGCCGACCTGGCTTCTTTCAATACCGCTACCTCTGCTTGGGTAACCGATGCCGGTACGTACCACGTGAAAGTGGGCCGCTCGTGCTTGGACATCAAACAAACCGCTTCTTTCAAGGTAGCCAAAGAACAGGTAACCGAAAAAAGTCGTAAGCTGCTGGCTCCGCAAGAGCAATTTGTGGAAATGAAGGCCGCCCGGAAGTAA